From Porphyromonadaceae bacterium W3.11, one genomic window encodes:
- a CDS encoding FimB/Mfa2 family fimbrial subunit yields MLRNKLNIFAVVLSLVATLFTGCKKQGEDELSTNNPKKTYLQFSMAGIQMPNASTRAQGNVPSINTDAKEFEDYVGELAVLVYEATTEGKLVKSHFTTYKSFTMEMEPVDGTNYHFCFVANYPQSWKKTLQGIQFYKDVAPTLRELQTFKSRDTGVELYNGASADAYFPMARIYESQTVTKGGTFANPIPFTPVTTDTGLLGPVSTWPESTETAGTQQTVNLVRSSAKIGLTLTGEGLKDVTKVELVNVPTQHSFMELAANTLPETLEKTKTFQGTIPTTESSFYTQMYIPERLLGVKAKTEMGWDASTSQMKGNPTYIKIAMKSGRIYTIPVITNKESDWKDKVSTADYLDMAMNNVAGVNANYSIVRNNNYQFNVNIPEDDKELVVNFQVMPWTLVESEMSYARPAYDFTLKVVKEIGGVVIEEKVYSELGEVIVPPDCYVDISFKITEPRGNMWVASITNGLDFELRGDFKDLVAPAEIVGSNPDKVYNMQIWPRAEYYKEAKYTQFFITVEGRELDLSVKPGNLGKYLGEGSTKRWNIKQVMQ; encoded by the coding sequence ATGCTTCGAAATAAACTAAATATATTTGCTGTTGTACTCAGCCTTGTGGCTACACTCTTCACCGGGTGTAAGAAGCAAGGAGAGGATGAGCTGTCGACTAACAACCCGAAAAAAACTTACCTCCAATTCTCGATGGCGGGGATTCAGATGCCAAATGCCTCTACTCGAGCACAGGGCAATGTCCCCTCTATTAATACTGATGCTAAGGAGTTTGAGGACTATGTAGGTGAATTGGCTGTATTGGTTTATGAAGCAACAACTGAAGGTAAGTTGGTCAAGAGCCACTTCACTACCTACAAGTCTTTCACCATGGAGATGGAGCCGGTGGATGGCACCAATTACCACTTCTGCTTTGTGGCAAACTATCCCCAGAGCTGGAAGAAAACACTACAGGGAATTCAATTCTACAAGGATGTGGCACCGACATTAAGGGAGTTGCAAACTTTTAAAAGTAGAGACACTGGAGTAGAATTGTACAATGGGGCTTCCGCCGATGCTTACTTCCCGATGGCTCGTATCTATGAGAGTCAGACAGTCACTAAGGGTGGTACATTTGCCAATCCTATCCCATTCACTCCAGTCACCACTGATACAGGATTGTTGGGTCCTGTGAGTACGTGGCCAGAGAGCACTGAGACCGCTGGGACACAGCAGACGGTCAACCTAGTGCGCTCGTCAGCCAAGATTGGATTGACCCTGACTGGCGAAGGCCTTAAGGATGTGACCAAGGTAGAGCTGGTCAATGTCCCCACTCAGCACAGTTTTATGGAGCTGGCTGCTAATACCTTGCCCGAGACATTGGAGAAGACGAAGACTTTCCAAGGCACGATTCCTACGACGGAATCCTCTTTCTACACCCAGATGTACATACCTGAGCGCCTCTTGGGCGTGAAGGCTAAGACTGAGATGGGTTGGGATGCCTCGACAAGCCAAATGAAAGGTAATCCTACTTACATCAAGATTGCGATGAAAAGTGGTCGTATCTATACGATCCCAGTCATTACCAATAAGGAGAGTGATTGGAAAGACAAGGTCTCTACTGCGGACTATTTAGATATGGCGATGAACAACGTCGCAGGCGTAAATGCCAACTACAGCATCGTTCGCAACAATAACTACCAGTTTAATGTCAATATTCCTGAGGATGATAAGGAGTTGGTAGTTAATTTCCAGGTGATGCCATGGACATTGGTGGAGAGCGAGATGTCGTATGCAAGACCAGCGTATGACTTTACCCTTAAGGTGGTTAAGGAAATTGGTGGTGTTGTAATCGAAGAAAAGGTATATTCCGAGTTGGGAGAGGTGATTGTACCGCCAGACTGCTATGTGGATATTTCTTTCAAGATTACTGAGCCACGTGGTAACATGTGGGTGGCATCTATCACCAATGGATTGGACTTTGAGCTGAGAGGTGACTTTAAGGATTTAGTGGCGCCAGCCGAAATCGTGGGTTCTAATCCTGACAAGGTGTACAATATGCAGATATGGCCAAGGGCAGAGTATTATAAAGAAGCTAAGTATACCCAGTTCTTTATTACAGTAGAGGGTCGAGAGCTTGATCTAAGTGTCAAGCCAGGAAATCTGGGAAAGTACTTGGGTGAGGGCTCTACCAAGAGATGGAATATTAAGCAGGTAATGCAATAA
- a CDS encoding FimB/Mfa2 family fimbrial subunit: protein MKRISPIILTLTLSLLTLFTSCDKMIYEDLEECPQGVYISFYHRTPCMEEAQPVGEVDGLHVFAFDLNDVLVKMEHVDGLVDLVEAYKVELPPVEKGQYSFIAWAGATKKYFDLGDFVEGKTTKTDVMMSLREQDSNAVSLQDHSVWQGESKVVSLPDRKTHGSVFDEISINMLEVTNRINLTLKLHESVCEKLDIDDFEIMISSANGTTLINKRMPLNAAKLNYPGTKVSKDETSIKLVYTLMELKSGYNNVLKVYNKKEDKTYFLEDLLGKVLLENPNVNLECEHDFDIVMEIEDKCKDCPDNNLVVSILINNYQIHSFSVDLSNRY, encoded by the coding sequence ATGAAAAGAATTTCCCCCATCATACTAACTCTTACTTTATCTCTTCTTACGCTTTTCACCTCGTGTGATAAGATGATTTATGAGGATTTAGAAGAGTGTCCACAGGGTGTATATATAAGTTTTTATCACCGTACCCCATGTATGGAAGAAGCTCAGCCAGTTGGCGAGGTCGATGGACTACATGTATTTGCATTTGACCTTAATGACGTGTTGGTCAAGATGGAGCATGTCGATGGCTTGGTGGATTTAGTTGAAGCCTATAAGGTTGAGCTACCTCCTGTAGAGAAGGGTCAGTACTCTTTCATCGCATGGGCAGGAGCTACCAAAAAATATTTTGACCTCGGCGACTTTGTTGAGGGCAAGACAACCAAGACGGACGTTATGATGTCACTTCGTGAGCAGGACAGTAATGCCGTATCGCTGCAAGACCATTCTGTATGGCAAGGGGAGAGTAAGGTGGTTTCGCTACCCGATCGTAAGACACACGGTTCGGTATTTGACGAAATCTCAATAAATATGCTCGAGGTAACGAACCGAATCAATCTCACCCTAAAGCTCCATGAGAGCGTATGTGAGAAATTGGATATCGATGACTTCGAGATAATGATATCATCCGCTAATGGCACCACCCTCATCAATAAGAGGATGCCACTTAATGCGGCAAAATTGAATTATCCTGGTACAAAAGTATCAAAGGATGAAACTTCAATAAAATTGGTCTATACTCTGATGGAGCTTAAGAGCGGTTACAATAATGTGCTCAAAGTTTACAATAAGAAGGAGGATAAGACCTACTTCCTTGAAGATTTACTCGGGAAGGTGCTACTAGAAAATCCAAATGTCAATCTTGAGTGTGAACACGACTTTGATATTGTGATGGAAATTGAGGATAAGTGCAAGGATTGTCCCGATAATAACCTCGTGGTGAGCATTTTGATTAATAACTATCAGATCCACTCTTTTTCTGTAGACCTTTCAAATAGATACTAA
- a CDS encoding Mfa1 family fimbria major subunit (Members of this family are fimbrial shaft proteins (major subunit proteins), found in the Bacteriodetes. The family is named for Mfa1 from Porphyromonas gingivalis, and is related to but distinct from the family of FimA from the species.): MKLNKLFLIGALALGIGLASCDNKGQAPSEPSKGQSVGDTYIGLSLRFPTDASTRAGSDDYNKIPGQWTGRDAIESITVYLVTEGVGVSSEHFEKGDFNGIDQNGYLTPKLAVEAKSGEKVKAYVVINDVKGKVSGALNIAGWPIGQKVEETTKSTSGFESAFSTAIEITDVADVAVYDLDKSKDKILMTNKELPTAGNKGQIEVKPNVSQEQAKQGLNNRIEIEVTRVASRAIVTIAKDATKEIKVQRKNLTDGAIEETATVTITEVKYAATGGALWFNPIEKAQTPDKVYNFIPKGDTWNAVKQLSNGIFEYKDGYQNLQVIDGAVNETNLAAALGAEKFSKFLLPVNHEENNYKKGNTPFFTIQATFTVKNNLEKYPNADKLEDLKDGTVYFGKVDGLFYSTKAKAQLKDATSDKKTVEDADVLQDVVEYKSGKMYYNIWINPDVPYTDSGKIKKSPVYRNQVYNAHITGFKEIGLSWTPNNDPDDPDDNEDPEDPNPFDPDDDLETDKTYLSVQLKVLPYTLHSYTVNLGNRY; encoded by the coding sequence ATGAAACTAAACAAACTATTTTTAATCGGAGCTTTAGCTCTAGGTATAGGATTAGCTTCTTGTGACAACAAGGGGCAGGCTCCTTCTGAGCCTAGTAAAGGACAGTCTGTAGGAGATACCTACATAGGTCTAAGCCTACGCTTCCCTACAGATGCGTCAACACGTGCTGGTAGTGATGACTATAATAAAATACCCGGACAGTGGACTGGTCGTGATGCTATTGAGAGTATTACCGTATATCTAGTTACTGAAGGTGTAGGTGTATCGTCTGAGCACTTTGAAAAAGGTGACTTTAATGGCATTGACCAAAATGGCTACCTGACTCCAAAGCTAGCTGTAGAAGCTAAGAGTGGTGAAAAGGTTAAGGCATATGTTGTTATCAACGATGTTAAGGGTAAGGTGTCAGGTGCCTTGAATATAGCTGGGTGGCCGATAGGTCAAAAAGTTGAAGAAACTACTAAGTCTACTTCAGGTTTTGAATCTGCGTTTAGCACTGCTATCGAGATTACTGATGTTGCTGATGTTGCTGTTTATGATCTTGACAAATCTAAGGATAAGATTCTTATGACCAATAAAGAGCTTCCAACTGCTGGTAACAAAGGTCAGATCGAGGTCAAGCCAAACGTTTCACAGGAGCAAGCTAAGCAAGGCTTGAACAATAGGATCGAGATCGAAGTGACTCGTGTAGCTTCACGTGCTATCGTTACTATCGCAAAGGATGCCACTAAGGAGATTAAAGTTCAACGAAAAAATTTAACTGACGGTGCCATTGAAGAAACCGCTACTGTTACTATTACCGAGGTGAAATATGCCGCTACTGGTGGTGCACTTTGGTTTAACCCAATCGAAAAAGCACAAACACCGGATAAGGTTTATAATTTCATTCCAAAGGGTGATACATGGAATGCTGTTAAACAGCTTTCTAATGGAATCTTTGAATATAAGGATGGTTATCAGAATCTTCAGGTAATAGATGGTGCCGTAAATGAAACAAATCTTGCTGCTGCTCTTGGGGCTGAGAAATTCTCAAAATTTCTTTTGCCTGTTAACCACGAAGAGAATAATTACAAGAAGGGTAATACCCCATTCTTCACTATTCAAGCAACATTTACCGTTAAGAATAATCTTGAGAAGTACCCCAATGCAGATAAACTAGAAGATCTCAAAGATGGTACCGTATACTTTGGTAAGGTTGATGGTCTATTTTATTCTACGAAGGCAAAAGCTCAGTTAAAGGATGCAACATCAGATAAAAAAACTGTAGAAGATGCAGATGTCCTTCAGGATGTTGTAGAGTATAAGAGTGGTAAGATGTACTACAATATCTGGATTAACCCTGATGTCCCTTACACCGATTCTGGTAAGATTAAAAAGTCTCCTGTTTACAGAAATCAAGTGTATAACGCACACATCACAGGCTTTAAAGAGATTGGACTAAGCTGGACCCCTAATAATGACCCAGACGACCCTGATGATAACGAAGATCCCGAAGATCCAAATCCATTTGATCCAGACGATGATCTTGAGACAGATAAGACGTATCTCTCAGTTCAGTTGAAGGTTCTTCCTTATACACTTCATAGCTATACTGTAAATTTAGGTAACCGCTACTAA
- a CDS encoding DUF3868 domain-containing protein: MMKKFLRSITLLLLLLPQLANGQERYINEIQVKDVEVSQKSGSVTVLMNIILDDLKIRSNDVIYLSPALRKSGSDEILKVLPPVQVAGRKRAIVLDRMKSTGLAAGQNLSPLTELTHRNGKGESIPYSYTMPRESWMEHADLIFVETVHGCADCFVRDDIKVLLTPFISEPYKPKYLLTYITPEVEPVKARADKHSASFNFVVDRHELRRDYKNNANELARVDKVMKEVLSNKDIKVTEFAIIGYASPEGSFEYNRQLAERRAYAFAEYLASEHGVKKNQVKVTGHGEDWEGLTKALESSTLPKKAQLLEIIKKTGNPDARDSKIKSLDNGDTYSTLIKNYYPALRRTDYLIAYHVRAFNVEEAKEIIKTNPKLLSLNEMYLVAKTYDSLSKEFKEVFDIATRLYPDEPVAIINASAVDIEGGNYQAAIDRLSKISNNAEAVNNIGVAYARMGNMEQAKASFQRAAGMGSDNAKHNLEELTKQQESL, translated from the coding sequence ATGATGAAAAAGTTTTTAAGATCAATAACACTCCTACTGCTCCTTTTGCCACAACTCGCCAATGGACAAGAGCGGTATATCAATGAAATTCAAGTTAAGGATGTGGAGGTGTCTCAGAAGAGTGGTTCTGTGACAGTACTGATGAATATCATTTTGGATGACCTAAAGATCCGCTCAAATGATGTGATCTATCTTTCTCCTGCTCTTCGTAAGAGTGGAAGTGATGAGATCCTTAAGGTACTCCCTCCAGTGCAGGTGGCTGGTCGTAAACGTGCCATCGTCCTCGATCGTATGAAGTCAACGGGGCTGGCTGCAGGTCAGAATTTGAGTCCGCTAACTGAGTTGACTCATAGGAATGGTAAAGGAGAGTCTATTCCATATAGTTACACGATGCCTAGAGAGTCATGGATGGAGCATGCAGATCTTATTTTTGTAGAGACAGTGCACGGATGTGCCGATTGTTTTGTTCGTGATGATATTAAGGTGCTGCTTACACCATTTATTTCTGAGCCCTATAAGCCTAAATATTTGCTGACATATATCACTCCCGAAGTAGAGCCAGTTAAGGCAAGAGCTGATAAGCACAGTGCTTCATTTAACTTCGTGGTTGATCGCCATGAGTTACGCCGTGACTATAAGAATAACGCTAATGAATTAGCTCGTGTTGATAAGGTCATGAAGGAGGTGCTCTCTAATAAAGATATTAAGGTTACAGAGTTTGCTATCATCGGTTATGCTTCTCCTGAAGGATCCTTTGAGTATAACCGTCAGCTAGCAGAGCGTCGTGCATATGCTTTTGCTGAGTACCTAGCCTCTGAACATGGAGTGAAGAAGAATCAAGTCAAAGTCACAGGCCATGGTGAGGATTGGGAGGGATTAACTAAAGCATTGGAGTCATCAACCTTACCGAAGAAGGCTCAACTATTGGAGATTATTAAAAAAACAGGTAATCCTGATGCTCGTGATAGTAAGATAAAATCGCTAGATAATGGTGACACTTATAGCACCTTAATAAAAAATTATTACCCTGCACTACGTCGTACAGACTATCTTATCGCATATCATGTTAGGGCTTTTAATGTCGAAGAGGCGAAAGAGATCATCAAGACAAATCCAAAGCTATTGAGCCTGAACGAAATGTATCTGGTAGCAAAGACATACGACTCTCTAAGCAAGGAGTTCAAGGAGGTCTTTGACATTGCTACTCGACTATATCCAGATGAGCCAGTAGCCATCATCAATGCCAGTGCCGTGGATATCGAGGGTGGCAACTATCAAGCAGCTATCGACCGTCTAAGCAAGATCAGCAATAATGCTGAGGCAGTGAATAATATAGGTGTGGCGTATGCCCGCATGGGTAATATGGAGCAAGCTAAGGCGAGCTTCCAAAGGGCTGCAGGTATGGGTAGCGACAATGCCAAGCACAACCTCGAGGAGCTGACTAAGCAACAAGAGAGCCTATAA
- a CDS encoding DUF3575 domain-containing protein: MNVRRSLTNLLMISIVSMMLSVGCAYAQKVALKTNLLYGATTSPNLALEMRLNDKMTLELGGGASFWEFKTNSRFKHWMAQPELRWWTCDVFNGHFFGLHLHGGQYNVGGINIPVGRLSNLKDHRFQGYFYGAGLSYGYQWVLSRHWNIEGSLGAGYARFFYEKFPCTNCGTKMDEGHYNYWGVTRATLSLVYVF; this comes from the coding sequence ATGAATGTAAGAAGATCCCTTACTAATCTTTTGATGATTTCCATAGTGAGTATGATGCTCTCTGTAGGATGTGCGTATGCACAGAAGGTGGCACTCAAGACCAATCTCCTATATGGTGCAACGACATCTCCTAATCTAGCTCTAGAGATGAGGTTAAATGACAAGATGACCTTAGAGCTTGGAGGGGGTGCTAGCTTTTGGGAGTTCAAGACTAACTCTAGATTTAAGCACTGGATGGCACAGCCTGAACTTCGTTGGTGGACCTGTGATGTCTTTAATGGACATTTCTTTGGATTGCACCTTCATGGAGGGCAGTATAACGTGGGAGGGATAAATATTCCTGTAGGGAGGTTGAGTAATCTTAAGGACCATCGTTTTCAGGGTTATTTCTATGGAGCAGGTCTTAGTTACGGTTACCAATGGGTGCTTAGTCGTCACTGGAATATAGAGGGGTCTTTAGGAGCGGGGTATGCTCGCTTTTTCTATGAAAAGTTTCCATGTACCAATTGTGGTACCAAAATGGATGAAGGGCACTACAATTATTGGGGCGTCACACGTGCTACCCTATCCTTAGTGTATGTATTCTAA